From a single Marinobacter sp. SS13-12 genomic region:
- a CDS encoding BolA/IbaG family iron-sulfur metabolism protein produces the protein MSLQQAIEQKLSNAFASHHLMVENESHKHNVPPNSETHFKVTLVAPEFEGQGKVKRHQSVYRVLAEEMAGGVHALALHVYSPQEWEASGQPAPESPNCMGGSKKDPAFASGGGQ, from the coding sequence ATGTCTTTACAACAAGCCATTGAGCAAAAGCTCTCAAACGCGTTCGCCAGCCACCACCTCATGGTTGAAAACGAGAGCCACAAACATAACGTGCCACCCAATTCGGAAACCCACTTCAAGGTGACCCTTGTGGCTCCGGAGTTCGAGGGGCAGGGCAAGGTGAAGCGGCACCAATCAGTCTACCGTGTGCTGGCAGAAGAAATGGCCGGTGGCGTTCACGCGCTGGCGCTTCATGTCTATTCACCTCAGGAATGGGAAGCGTCTGGCCAGCCAGCACCCGAGTCCCCCAACTGCATGGGTGGGTCGAAGAAGGATCCGGCGTTTGCATCCGGGGGTGGCCAATGA
- a CDS encoding L-threonylcarbamoyladenylate synthase, with amino-acid sequence MSQFFQIHPVTPQKRLINQAVDILRRGGVIVYPTDSAYAIGCQLDDKQAADRIKRIRKLDDKHNFTLMCRDLSDIGVFAKVDNTHFRLLKTFTPGPYTFILDATSEVPRRLLHPKRKTIGMRVPDNAIVQALLEALGEPIMSSTLILPGEEDPMTDPEEIRDALEHELDLIIDGGFCGLEATTVVNMTGPAPEVTRVGKGDPEPFRI; translated from the coding sequence ATGAGCCAGTTTTTCCAGATCCACCCGGTAACGCCGCAAAAACGCCTGATTAACCAGGCCGTGGATATTCTGCGCCGGGGTGGGGTTATTGTGTACCCCACGGATTCGGCCTATGCCATTGGCTGTCAGTTGGATGACAAGCAGGCGGCGGACCGTATCAAGCGTATTCGCAAGCTGGATGACAAACACAACTTCACGCTGATGTGCCGGGATCTTTCGGATATCGGTGTATTCGCGAAAGTCGATAACACCCACTTCCGTTTGCTCAAGACGTTTACCCCGGGGCCTTACACCTTCATTCTGGATGCCACCAGTGAGGTGCCACGGCGCCTGTTACATCCCAAGCGCAAGACCATTGGCATGAGGGTGCCAGACAACGCCATCGTCCAGGCGCTGCTGGAGGCGCTTGGTGAGCCCATCATGAGTAGCACGTTGATACTGCCGGGCGAAGAGGATCCGATGACCGATCCGGAAGAGATTCGGGATGCCCTGGAGCACGAACTGGATTTGATCATCGACGGCGGTTTCTGTGGACTTGAGGCAACCACCGTGGTGAACATGACTGGCCCGGCTCCGGAAGTGACCCGCGTTGGTAAAGGTGACCCGGAGCCTTTCCGGATTTAA